In Ignavibacteriales bacterium, the following are encoded in one genomic region:
- a CDS encoding DegT/DnrJ/EryC1/StrS family aminotransferase, which translates to MKIPFAPPLITDDVISEVTETLRSGWITTGPKVRALEEEVTKYMSCGKTLCVNSATSALTFMLHWFGVGKGDEVIVPAFTYCATALAAIHLGAKPVMVDVGEDFNIDITRVKDAITEKTKVIIPVDNAGFPCNYDELYELVNSDEIKAKFKPSDEVQEKLGRILILADSAHSFGAEYKGRMTGGIADINIFSFHAVKNLTTSEGGAICFNLPEPFDNEKEYIELRPLTLNGQTKDAFTKTVGNSWKYDVERVGYKINMPDICAAIGLAQLKNYSNVLKKRREIFELYTERLSGFDWVVTPPYKTDDKLSSCHVFFMRLQNITEEQRDAIIIKMNELGVAVNVHFVPLPMLTLFKGMGYNVKDYPQSYKNYFTELSIPVYPQLTHEELEYVIESLITAYNSVVS; encoded by the coding sequence ATGAAAATTCCATTTGCTCCTCCTCTTATCACTGACGATGTTATCTCGGAGGTAACCGAAACACTCCGCTCAGGCTGGATCACTACAGGCCCAAAAGTAAGAGCACTAGAAGAGGAAGTAACAAAATATATGAGCTGCGGTAAGACACTTTGTGTAAATTCAGCTACATCGGCTCTGACATTTATGCTCCATTGGTTTGGTGTGGGTAAGGGTGACGAGGTTATAGTACCTGCATTTACTTATTGCGCAACGGCATTGGCGGCTATTCATCTCGGCGCGAAACCAGTTATGGTGGATGTTGGGGAAGATTTTAACATCGATATCACCAGGGTAAAGGATGCCATAACAGAAAAAACTAAAGTAATTATTCCTGTTGATAATGCAGGATTTCCATGTAATTACGATGAATTGTATGAACTTGTAAATAGTGATGAGATAAAAGCCAAGTTTAAACCCTCGGATGAAGTTCAGGAAAAACTTGGACGAATTTTGATCCTGGCAGACTCTGCACATTCTTTCGGCGCCGAATACAAAGGAAGAATGACAGGCGGCATTGCTGATATAAACATCTTTTCTTTTCATGCGGTTAAGAATCTTACTACTTCCGAGGGTGGAGCAATTTGTTTTAATCTTCCCGAGCCCTTTGATAATGAAAAAGAATATATCGAACTTCGCCCGTTGACTTTGAACGGCCAAACAAAGGATGCATTTACAAAAACTGTCGGTAATAGCTGGAAATATGATGTGGAAAGAGTTGGATATAAGATAAACATGCCTGACATTTGTGCTGCAATAGGACTCGCCCAGCTCAAAAATTATAGTAACGTCCTAAAAAAACGTAGAGAGATATTCGAGCTTTACACTGAAAGACTTTCCGGATTTGATTGGGTGGTAACACCGCCATATAAAACTGATGACAAACTGTCTTCATGTCATGTTTTTTTTATGAGGTTACAAAATATAACTGAAGAACAGCGGGATGCCATTATTATTAAGATGAATGAACTCGGTGTTGCTGTGAATGTGCACTTTGTTCCACTTCCGATGCTTACCCTATTTAAGGGTATGGGCTATAATGTAAAAGACTACCCTCAAAGTTATAAAAACTATTTTACGGAACTCTCTATACCGGTGTATCCGCAGTTGACGCATGAAGAGCTTGAGTATGTTATTGAGTCACTTATTACTGCTTATAACTCTGTAGTAAGTTAA
- a CDS encoding sugar transferase, with translation MLKRIFDVVVSFTGLVILSPFLIIIAIIVVIDSKGGVFFLQDRVGKNGKVFKIIKFRTMTAGSDKESLLTIGQKDSRITRAGYFLRKFKIDEIPQLINVLKSDMSFVGPRPEVEKYVALYNEEQLKVLTVRPGITDFASIQYKDESTLLANADDPEIFYISDVMPTKLKLNIDYINNRNFMLDVKIIFKTILEIFR, from the coding sequence TTGCTCAAAAGAATATTTGATGTTGTAGTATCGTTCACGGGACTTGTGATATTATCCCCCTTCTTGATAATTATTGCTATAATTGTAGTGATAGATTCAAAGGGAGGGGTTTTCTTTTTACAGGATAGAGTTGGTAAAAATGGAAAAGTGTTCAAGATCATCAAATTTAGAACGATGACCGCCGGCTCGGATAAAGAAAGCTTGCTCACAATAGGACAAAAGGACTCCCGGATAACCCGTGCCGGGTATTTTCTAAGGAAATTTAAAATAGACGAGATCCCGCAGCTTATAAATGTTCTTAAGAGTGATATGAGCTTTGTAGGTCCGCGTCCCGAAGTCGAAAAATACGTGGCTTTGTATAATGAAGAACAATTAAAAGTTCTCACTGTCCGACCCGGAATTACCGATTTTGCTTCCATACAATATAAGGACGAAAGCACATTATTGGCAAATGCCGATGATCCGGAGATTTTTTATATTTCAGATGTGATGCCTACAAAATTGAAACTGAATATCGATTATATTAATAATAGGAATTTCATGTTAGACGTTAAGATAATATTTAAGACTATCCTTGAGATATTTAGATAA
- a CDS encoding PIG-L family deacetylase: protein MNLNFKRALVLAPHTDDGEFGCGGTIAKLSESGAEVFYVAFSACQQSVLPNFPPDILVTEVKEATQVLGVKGENLILFDYEVRTFNFHRQEILDDILKLKNDINPDIVFMPTINDIHQDHFTISNEGMRAFKWSTLLCYELPWNNFNFITGCFVRLSEQNVNKKLEALSKYRSQAHRPYANADFIKSLATVRGVQSGNEFAETFEIVRLLI, encoded by the coding sequence ATGAATCTCAATTTTAAAAGGGCGCTGGTGCTGGCTCCTCATACGGATGACGGTGAATTTGGATGTGGCGGCACAATAGCGAAACTTTCCGAAAGCGGTGCTGAGGTTTTTTATGTGGCTTTCTCGGCATGCCAGCAGTCGGTTTTGCCTAATTTTCCGCCTGATATACTTGTTACAGAAGTTAAGGAGGCTACGCAGGTGCTTGGCGTTAAAGGTGAGAACCTGATATTGTTCGATTACGAAGTCAGAACGTTTAATTTTCACAGGCAAGAGATACTCGATGATATCTTAAAGCTGAAAAATGATATAAATCCGGATATTGTGTTTATGCCGACCATTAATGATATACATCAGGACCATTTTACGATATCGAACGAAGGGATGAGAGCATTTAAATGGAGTACGTTACTGTGTTACGAACTTCCGTGGAACAATTTTAATTTTATAACAGGCTGTTTTGTTAGACTCTCGGAGCAGAATGTAAATAAAAAACTTGAGGCTCTGTCAAAATACAGATCGCAGGCGCATAGACCATACGCAAATGCTGATTTTATTAAATCACTAGCGACTGTGAGAGGTGTACAGTCAGGGAATGAGTTCGCTGAAACTTTTGAAATCGTTCGTTTATTAATATAA
- a CDS encoding glycosyltransferase family 2 protein has translation MSSAKNPIVSIIIPCRNEKNHIEKTIRNLFGSDFDMNSCEVIVVDGMSDDDTVELLKKLCVEFPALKIVENQNQTTPFAFNIGIRNSIGKYVLIVGARHIISRNYISGCIEMLDSNDRIAVVGGKVINIYEDKVSKGISLAMNSSFGVGGGNFRISDTSGPVDTVGTPMYKREVFDIVGLFDEELSRNQDDEFNYRVIRAGYQIWLNTDINISYYVRSGISKLFKQYLQYGYWKVYVNKKLKAVTTTRQLFPIIFILFLLLYPLVLFFNTTLFWLYPAVLFVYLIFILFYSIKVSSGINSVTPVTALSFLCLHFGYGIGYLEGIIDFLLLGKKPSVKMKTLTR, from the coding sequence TTGAGTTCCGCTAAAAATCCTATTGTTTCCATTATTATCCCTTGCAGGAATGAAAAAAATCACATAGAAAAGACTATCCGGAATCTCTTCGGTTCGGATTTTGATATGAACTCGTGTGAAGTTATTGTGGTTGATGGAATGAGCGATGATGATACTGTTGAGCTGCTCAAAAAACTTTGTGTGGAATTTCCTGCTTTGAAGATTGTAGAAAATCAAAACCAGACAACACCTTTTGCTTTTAATATTGGCATAAGAAATTCTATAGGTAAATATGTTCTCATTGTCGGGGCGCGTCATATAATCTCACGTAATTACATATCAGGTTGTATAGAGATGCTTGATAGTAATGACCGGATAGCTGTTGTTGGAGGGAAGGTGATAAATATTTACGAGGATAAAGTGAGTAAGGGTATTTCTCTAGCAATGAACTCGTCATTTGGTGTGGGTGGCGGCAACTTTCGTATTTCAGATACATCTGGACCTGTTGATACTGTTGGTACGCCGATGTATAAAAGGGAAGTCTTTGATATAGTTGGGTTGTTTGATGAGGAACTTTCCCGAAATCAGGATGACGAATTTAATTACCGGGTTATCCGAGCCGGCTACCAAATTTGGTTAAATACTGACATCAATATTTCATATTATGTGCGATCGGGAATTTCTAAATTATTTAAACAGTATTTGCAATATGGATACTGGAAGGTGTATGTAAATAAGAAATTGAAAGCAGTAACAACCACCCGGCAGCTGTTTCCGATTATTTTCATTTTGTTCCTTCTTCTTTATCCACTGGTTCTATTTTTTAATACAACTCTGTTCTGGTTATACCCCGCAGTGTTGTTTGTTTATTTGATTTTCATATTGTTTTATTCCATAAAGGTGTCATCCGGAATTAATAGCGTTACTCCGGTTACCGCATTGTCTTTCCTTTGCCTGCACTTTGGTTATGGAATTGGCTACCTGGAAGGTATTATTGATTTTTTGTTGCTTGGGAAAAAACCTAGCGTAAAAATGAAAACTTTAACTCGATAA
- a CDS encoding AMP-binding protein translates to MFIDFLKNDFASNGDSPAIIWNDKPYSYNWLAERIVFFDKELSDNNISSGNVVALTGDFSPNSIALLLALIEKAAIIVTLTRSIEVEDKKFGIAEVERIISLDNEDNYLISDIGIKASHEFYEELRKRNHPGLVLFSSGTSGEPKGAVHDFTNLLEKFKTKRKAFRTVNFLLFDHWGGLNTMFHTISNSGTILALADRSPDAVCEFIQKHKIELLPASPTFLNLLIVSGAYKRYDLSSLKLITYGTEPMPEITLKKIKEIFPDVTLQQTYGLIELGVLRSKSKSDDSLWVKLGGEGFQTRVVDGILQIKSHSTILGYLNAPTPITPDGWFITGDRVETEGEYFRILGRKSEVINVGGEKVFPAEVENVIYQHDNVLEVMVYGEKNFLTGNIVCADITPKGEIDEKDFKKSIKDFCRERLQSYKVPVKINIVMDKQHNERFKKIRYKEKSSN, encoded by the coding sequence ATGTTTATAGATTTTCTTAAAAACGATTTTGCTTCAAATGGAGACTCTCCTGCTATTATATGGAATGATAAACCTTATTCTTATAATTGGCTGGCGGAGAGAATAGTTTTCTTTGATAAAGAGTTAAGTGATAATAATATTTCATCAGGAAACGTCGTTGCTTTAACTGGGGACTTTTCCCCGAATAGTATTGCTCTCCTACTTGCTTTGATCGAGAAAGCGGCGATTATTGTTACTTTAACCAGAAGTATAGAGGTTGAGGACAAGAAATTTGGCATTGCCGAAGTAGAGAGGATAATATCACTCGACAACGAAGATAATTATCTAATAAGTGACATAGGTATAAAAGCATCACACGAATTTTATGAGGAATTAAGAAAACGAAATCATCCCGGGCTGGTACTTTTCTCATCTGGTACGTCCGGTGAACCAAAGGGCGCTGTTCATGACTTTACTAATCTGCTGGAGAAGTTTAAAACAAAGAGAAAAGCATTCCGTACGGTTAATTTTCTGCTTTTCGATCACTGGGGCGGTCTTAATACTATGTTTCATACGATCTCGAATTCAGGGACTATACTCGCGCTTGCTGACAGATCGCCGGATGCGGTTTGCGAATTCATACAGAAGCACAAGATAGAGCTCCTCCCGGCATCACCGACTTTTCTGAATCTATTGATTGTCAGCGGTGCTTATAAACGCTACGATCTCAGCAGTCTTAAGTTAATAACATACGGCACTGAACCCATGCCTGAGATTACTCTTAAAAAAATAAAAGAGATCTTTCCAGACGTTACACTCCAGCAAACATATGGTCTTATAGAGCTTGGGGTACTCAGGTCAAAATCCAAAAGTGATGATTCCCTTTGGGTTAAGCTTGGCGGTGAGGGATTCCAGACTCGTGTGGTCGACGGGATTTTGCAGATTAAGTCGCATTCAACTATATTAGGATATTTGAATGCGCCAACCCCCATTACTCCCGACGGCTGGTTTATAACCGGCGATAGAGTCGAGACTGAGGGTGAGTATTTTCGCATCCTTGGCAGGAAATCGGAGGTCATTAATGTTGGCGGTGAGAAAGTTTTCCCGGCTGAAGTGGAAAATGTGATATACCAACATGATAATGTATTAGAGGTGATGGTGTACGGGGAAAAGAACTTCCTTACAGGAAATATTGTCTGTGCCGACATTACCCCTAAAGGTGAGATCGATGAAAAAGATTTTAAGAAAAGTATTAAAGACTTTTGTAGAGAAAGATTGCAGTCATACAAAGTTCCGGTGAAGATAAATATAGTAATGGATAAGCAACACAACGAACGCTTTAAAAAGATTAGGTACAAAGAGAAAAGTTCTAATTAA
- a CDS encoding polysaccharide biosynthesis protein translates to MKSASIENKLLKIRNRHFLLLDLIFMAFSPFFALFIRLDGKIDISFYWKPLIAATIVLSIIKVAIFFRLGLYRRYWHSAGMDEVARLIIVSIFALIVQSNIFLIMKFFGLFGFSDLPKSLPIIDGFIIFIFISISRLSIKFFERFNERQASEKLGERVLILGAGKQGASVVEEMQRNTKLGLSPIAFIDDDPNKKNVSIRGIPVVGGRDLLKEAVKMLNIQKVIIAIPSAPGHMIRGIIDQCLSLGVHAMTLPSMSELLNEDTALRNIREVQIEDLLRRDPVETDIKTVASFIEGKKILVTGAGGSIGSELCRQIIKCHPSELILLGHGENSVFEIEQELNRRLILSGNGSTHKTVIRAIIGDIRFKDRVYNIFREHNPDIVYHAAAHKHVPMMEGNPPEAVSNNILGTKNLVDVAVDTGVKHFVYVSTDKAVNPTSVMGATKRVAEMIVLNAAQENNVHYVAVRFGNVLGSRGSVIFTFKQQIASGGPVTVTHPDITRYFMTIPEAVQLVLQASVLGEGGEIFILDMGEQIKVIDLAKDMIKLSGYDEGKDIKIIFTGLRPGEKLYEELIVPGEKYQATSHKKILIAMHGDKNYLNDFEDKLIELFSYLSVKDKNNIVSSLKLIVPEYTPLEFPEVKVQN, encoded by the coding sequence ATGAAATCTGCCAGCATAGAAAATAAACTGCTTAAAATACGAAACAGGCATTTCCTGCTGTTGGACCTTATTTTCATGGCTTTCTCGCCTTTCTTTGCCCTTTTCATAAGGCTTGATGGCAAGATAGACATTAGTTTCTACTGGAAGCCTCTAATCGCCGCTACGATAGTTTTATCTATAATCAAAGTTGCTATTTTTTTCCGTTTAGGACTTTATAGAAGATACTGGCATAGTGCCGGTATGGATGAGGTTGCTCGATTAATAATAGTTTCCATATTCGCCCTCATTGTCCAGTCTAATATCTTTCTGATAATGAAATTCTTCGGGTTGTTCGGTTTTTCCGACCTTCCCAAATCGCTTCCGATTATAGATGGTTTTATTATATTCATTTTCATTTCGATTTCCCGCTTAAGTATAAAATTCTTCGAAAGATTCAATGAGAGGCAGGCTAGTGAAAAACTTGGCGAACGTGTTCTTATATTAGGCGCAGGTAAACAGGGAGCCTCCGTCGTTGAGGAGATGCAGAGGAATACAAAGCTGGGACTTTCACCGATAGCCTTCATCGACGATGATCCTAATAAGAAGAATGTTTCCATACGAGGAATACCGGTTGTAGGTGGCAGGGACCTCCTCAAAGAAGCGGTAAAAATGCTCAACATACAAAAGGTGATCATTGCAATTCCTTCTGCACCCGGTCACATGATAAGAGGTATCATTGATCAATGCTTAAGCTTGGGCGTTCATGCTATGACGTTACCTTCAATGTCGGAGCTTCTCAATGAGGATACTGCTTTAAGAAATATCCGCGAAGTCCAGATTGAGGACCTTTTAAGGAGGGACCCGGTCGAGACTGATATTAAGACGGTAGCGTCTTTCATCGAAGGTAAAAAAATCCTAGTGACAGGTGCAGGTGGCTCGATAGGCAGTGAGCTTTGCCGTCAGATAATAAAATGCCATCCCTCTGAACTCATCTTGCTTGGTCACGGCGAGAATTCCGTCTTTGAAATAGAACAGGAGCTAAATAGAAGACTCATACTTTCCGGCAATGGCTCCACACATAAAACCGTGATCAGGGCTATAATAGGAGATATAAGATTTAAGGACAGAGTTTATAATATATTCCGGGAACATAATCCGGATATAGTATACCACGCGGCGGCTCATAAGCATGTTCCGATGATGGAGGGAAATCCTCCCGAAGCGGTTTCCAATAATATCCTTGGAACGAAGAACCTTGTGGACGTTGCGGTGGATACCGGAGTAAAGCACTTCGTTTATGTCTCCACCGATAAAGCTGTGAATCCGACAAGCGTCATGGGTGCAACCAAGCGTGTAGCTGAAATGATTGTGCTTAATGCCGCGCAGGAAAATAATGTTCACTACGTTGCTGTTCGTTTTGGGAATGTACTTGGCAGTAGGGGCAGTGTGATATTTACTTTTAAACAGCAGATCGCTTCCGGTGGTCCTGTTACAGTAACACATCCGGACATTACCCGTTATTTTATGACAATACCCGAAGCTGTACAGCTTGTTTTACAGGCTTCCGTACTTGGTGAGGGCGGAGAGATATTTATACTCGATATGGGTGAACAGATAAAGGTAATTGATCTCGCAAAAGACATGATAAAGCTGTCCGGTTATGATGAGGGAAAAGATATAAAAATTATCTTTACTGGACTTAGACCGGGTGAAAAACTCTATGAGGAGCTTATCGTGCCCGGCGAGAAGTATCAGGCTACCTCACACAAAAAGATTCTTATCGCTATGCATGGTGACAAAAATTATCTGAACGATTTTGAAGATAAGCTCATCGAGCTTTTCAGTTACCTGTCTGTTAAAGACAAGAATAATATCGTTTCTTCTCTAAAACTGATCGTCCCGGAATATACACCTCTTGAGTTTCCGGAAGTAAAAGTTCAAAATTAA